GTTGTTATCCATGTGATACAGGAACGAGCCGCCGTACGTGTCGTTCTCCAGCGGCCAGCCAGCGGTGTGCATCACCAGACCCGGCTTGTGCTTGCTCGGATCGATTTCCCACAGTTCCTTGATGCCGATCCCGTAGACCTGTGGATCGGCGCCTTCGCGCAACCGGAATTTATCGTTCAGCTGACGGCCGAGATGCCCACGCGCGCCTTCGCAGAACAGCGTGTATTTCGCGTGCAGTTCCATACCGAGCTGGAAGTTCTCGGTCGGCTCACCGTCCTTGCCAATGCCGAGATTGCCGGTGGCGACGCCTTTGACCGAGCCATCGTCGTTGTAGAGGATTTCAGCGGCCGGAAAGCCCGGGAAAATCTCGACACCCAGCGCCTCAGCCTGCTGACCCAGCCAGCGCGTGACGTTCGCGAGGCTGATCACATAGTTACCGTGATTCTTGAAATTGTCCGGTAACGCCCAGGTCGGCACGCTCCTCGAACCGGTTTCCGTGAGGAACAGGAAGCGGTCTTCCGTCACCTCAACGTCCAAAGGCGCGCCCTTTTCCTTCCAGTCGGGAATCAGCTCGTTCAGAGCGCGCGGATCCATCACCGCGCCCGAGAGGATATGAGCCCCGATCTCCGAGCCTTTTTCCAGTACGCACACGCCAAGCTCGACGCCTTTCTTCGCCGCCAGCTGCTTCAGGCGGATCGCCGCGGACAGGCCAGCCGGGCCGCCGCCGACGATCACGACGTCGTATTCCATCGACTCGCGTGGGCCGTACTGCTCAATGAGACTTGCGGGGGTCATTGATGCTCCTCTTACCGTTAGAATGCTTTTTTCGGGTTCGTATTGTGGGCGATGCACACCCGCACTGCAACCAGATGAGCACAGATTAGCACGACCGTTCTATTTTTATGATACGGTATGACCCGTAGTGACGGTCTTACCGCACCCGTCAACCGCATCTGCAACAACAACCGAACAAGGAACGACAATGGGCCGTTCGATCAATCTGGAAGGCAAGGTTGCGCTGATCACCGGCGCCTCGAGCGGGTTGGGAAAGCGCTTTGCTCAAGTGTTGTCGCAGGCGGGCGCCAAGGTCGTGCTGGCGAGCCGGCGGACCGAGCGGCTGAAGGAATTGCGGGCCGAGATCGAGGCGTCGGGCGGCGCGGCGCACGTCGTTTCGCTCGACGTGACCGATTACCAGAGCATCAAGTCCGCTGTCGCCCACGCGGAAACCGAGGCCGGCACGATCGACATCCTCGTGAACAATTCGGGCGTATCGACCACGCAGAAGCTCTCGGAGGTCACGCCCGCCGACTTCGAATACGTGTTCGATACCAACACGCGCGGCGCGTTCTTCGTGGCCCAGGAAGTCGCCAAGCGCATGATCATGCGCGGCAACAACGCGCAGAAACCGTCGTACCGGATCATCAATATCGCGTCGATGGCCGGCTTGCGGGTGCTGCCGCAGATCGGTCTGTATTCGATCAGCAAGGCGGCCGTCGTGCATATGACGAAAGCCATGGCGCTGGAATGGGGCAAGCACGGCATCAACGTGAACGCGATCTGCCCGGGCTATATCGACACAGAGATCAACCACCATCACTGGTCGACGGAGCAAGGGCAGAAGCTCGTGTCGATGCTGCCGCGTCACCGCGTCGGCAAACCGGAGGATCTCGACGGGCTCCTGCTGCTGCTCGCGGCGGACGAATCGCAGTTCATCAACGGCTCGGTAATCGCCGCCGACGACGGATTCGGGCTCTGCTGAGCGCAAGACGGCGCAACCGGCGCTCGCGTTCCAGGTCGCGCGCGCCGGATTAGCGCCCGTCCGAAGAAACTGTTTTACGCGCTGCGGCCTATGCGCCGTCTGTAGGCGCGCGCTATGTTGTTGTTTACCTCTACGCCGGTCCACGCGCCGGTTTCAAGCTGATTTCAACCCGATAAAGAAGTACGATGAGCGATTTTCACGCAGTTTTCGAGATGTCGATGCCGATCCGCTGGGGCGACATGGACGCCTTCGGCCATGTGAACAACACGGTCTATTTCCGCTACATGGAGCAGGTGCGGATTTCCTGGTTCGAACAACTGGGCCTGGCTGGCAGCAACGCCGACGGCCAGGGGCCGGTGATCGTCAATGCGTCGATGGAGTTTCTCAAGCAACTGCACTATCCCGGCGACGTAATTGGCCGGATGACGGTGGCCACGCCCGGCCGCAGCAGCTTCGACACCGGTTTCGAGCTGGTGCGCGCCGACGATCCGAATACTGTCTATGCGCGCGGCGCCGCACGCTGCGTATGGATCGACTATGCGGCCGGCAAGTCGGTGCCGGTGCCTGACATGCTGCGTGCAACCATCGAGCGCGCCGCGCTGGTCAAGGCGGCCTGAGCGGCGGAAGATGAACGAACCCCGGGTTTGCCTGGGGGCGTCTTCAATGTCCGAGCAGCCGCTGCAATAACTCCGTTGCGTTGCTCGTATCGTATTTGCGCATCAGCCGCGCCCGGTAGACATCGACCGTGCGCGGGCTGATATCCAGCACCCGGCCGATCTGCTTGCTGGTTTTTCCCGTCGCCAGCTGCGCGGCGATTTCGCGTTCGCGCGGTGTCAGTTCGACCGCCACGCGCCGCGTCGCGCTCAAATCCTCGAAGGTCCAGATGCCCGCTGCGTGCGGGTCGGCGCGTTCCTGCGCGCGGCCCGTCACGTGGCACCAGAACAATTCGCCGTTGGCCCGCTTCATGATGCGGTCGTCCGTGTAGCTGCCGTGCGCTGTCATGATCGGCGGAATCCGCGCGCCGATCCGTTCGAACTCGTCCGTCGACGGATACAGGACCTGGAACGACTGGCCTAGCAGCGATTCGCGCGCGCAGCCGAAAATCGACGCGAGCTCGTCGTTGCAGTCTTCGATAATCCGTTCGCGCGACAACACGAGTCCGATCGGAGCGAGGTGGAACGCGGTTTGATAATCCAGTGCGGGCATGGGCTAGCGGCAAGTACTTATGTATTTTTGCGTATTGTGCCGCATGGCGCGCCCAGCGTACTCTTGCGAGCACATGACAACGCGGCGAAGCCGTCCGCGGCGGGCGTCTGCACGAAGTGCGGGGAAACCTGGACGCACGGCCTGCCGGGGATGACTAGAATGACGTGTCGGGCTTGTGCCCGCAGAACGTCATACCAGTCGCAACGATCCGAATTCGGGTTTCCATAAAGGAAGGGACATACTGATGAACAAGGTCTATCCAGGCGCCGCCGAGGCGCTGAAAGACATCGTCAAGGACGGGCAGACGTTTGCCGTCGGCGGCTTCGGGCTGTGCGGCATTCCGGAGGCGCTGATCGGCGCGCTGCGCGATTCGAAGGTGCAGGGCATCACCTGCATCAGCAACAATGCGGGCGTCGACGGTTTCGGCCTCGGTCTGCTGCTCGAAACGCGCCAGGTCAAGAAGATGATCTCGTCGTATGTCGGCGAGAACAAGGAGTTCGAACGCCAGTATCTGGCCGGCGAACTCGAGCTCGAATTCACGCCGCAAGGCACGCTCGCCGAGAAGCTGCGCGCGGGCGGTTCGGGCATTCCGGCGTTCTTCACCAATACCGGCTACGGCACGCTGATCGCCGAAGGCAAGGAAACCCGCCAGTTCGGCGAAAACCACTACGTGCTCGAACACTCGCTGACGGCTGACGTCGCTTTGGTGAAGGCGTGGAAGGCCGACAAATCGGGCAACCTGATCTACCGCCGCACCGCGCGCAACTTCAACCCGATGTGCGCGATGGCCGGCAAGATCACGGTCGCAGAGGTCGAAGAGATCGTCGAAGTGGGCGAACTCGATCCGGACGCGATCCATACGCCTGGCATCTTCGTGCAGCGCATCGTGCTCAATGCGCATCCGGAAAAACGCATCGAACAACGCGTCGTCCGCGCGAAAGGAGACTGATCATGGCATGGACTCGTGACGAAATGGCCGCGCGCGCGGCGAAGGAATTGCAGGACGGTTTTTATGTGAACCTCGGCATCGGCCTGCCGACTTTGGTGGCCAATCACGTGCCGGCGGGCGTCGAAGTGTGGCTGCAGTCGGAAAACGGCCTGCTCGGCATCGGCCCGTCGCCGACCGAAGAGGAAGTGGACGCCGACCTGATCAACGCCGGCAAGCAGACGGTGACCACGCTGCCGGGTTCGTCGATTTTCTCGTCGGCGGATTCGTTCGCGATGATTCGCGGCGGCCACATCAATCTGGCGATTCTGGGCGCGATGCAGATCAGCAAGAAGGGCGATCTGGCCAACTGGATGATCCCGGGAAAGATGATCAAGGGGATGGGCGGCGCAATGGATCTGGTCGCCGGCGTCAAGCGCGTGGTCGTGCTGATGGAGCATGTCGCGAAGGGCGACCAGCACAAGATCCTCGAAGAATGCACGCTGCCGCTCACGGGTGTGGGCGTGGTCAATCAGATCATCACCGACCTCGGCGTGATCGAAGTCACGGACGATGGGCTGAAGGTGACCGAATTGGCGCCGGGCGTGAGCATCGACGAAATCAAGGCGAAGACGGGCGCGCCGCTCGATGTGAGCGCGGTGAGTTGAATGGCGTGCTGTGAGGCCGTCTGAAGCGGTCTGAGGCTGTATGAGGCCGGTTTGAGCCGCAGGCGCGGCGGTTTCCAGGCGGGCGAGGCGAGAGCCTCGCCCGCTTTTGTTTTGTGCCGCGGACATTCGGTCCGAGCCGTCCTATGCCATCCGGCCGACTCTTACCGCGCGGCAAAGCGGTTTACAATCGTTCGAAGATTGGACGCATATCGATCTCTGCTGTGCCCAGGCCAAATCCGCAGCGCTTTTGCAAGGAACCCAGATGACCGAAATCACGTCCGCTTCCGCCACCGGGCGACTCGCGCCGCGTCAACGCTATGTGCAGTGCGCGAGCGCTAGTGGCTTGCACCGTATCGCCTACACCGAGTGGGGCGACCCGGCCAATCCGCGCGTGCTGCTGTGCGTGCACGGCTTGACCCGATCAGGGCGCGATTTCGACCGCCTCGCGGAGGAGTTCGCCGGCACTTACCGCGTGGTGTGTCCGGATGTCGTGGGGCGGGGCTTGTCATCGTGGCTGGCCAACCCCAACTTCTATGCGATCCCGCAATACGTCGCCGACATGGTCACGTTGATCGCGCGCCTGAATGTCGAGACGGTGGACTGGTTCGGCACCTCGATGGGCGGCCTGATCGGGCTTGGACTTGCCGGCCTGCCGGAAACGCCAATTCGCAGAATGTTGCTGAACGATGTCGGGCCGCATCTGGAGCCTGGCGCGGTGCAGCGCATCGGCGACTATCTGGGCAAGCCCGTGCAGTTCGAAACGTTGCAGCAAGGCATCGACTACGCGGCCTTGCTGGCGCAGACTTTTGGCCCGCTCACGCCGGACGACTGGCGCGAGATCAACACGCCGCTTCTGCACGAACAGGACGGCAAGTGGCTGTTCCGTTACGACCCGCGTATCGCACAGCCTTTTACCGCGACCACCGAGGAAGCGTCCAGGCTCGGTGAGGCTGCGCTGTGGCATTCGCTGGCCTCGTTCCAGGGACCGGTGCTGGTGGTGCGCGGCGAGCTATCGGATCTGCTCTCGCGTGAAACCGTTGCGAAGATGGTCGAGACCGGGCGTGCGGTGTCGAGCGCGGAAATCGCCGGCGTCGGACATGCGCCGGCGTTTCTGTCGGCCGATCAGATCGATGTCGCGAGGCAGTTCTTTATCGGACCGGCCGCCGACGCGTCATAATATCCAGTTCCGCTCGGCGTCCTTGACGGGGCGCGATGCGGACCGCATCTCCGATCAATTTTCAAACCAACACAGGATTCGCCATGGCAGTCATTCGTCACCACGTCGGCAAGCGCCTCTCGGAAATCGCCGTGCACAACGGCACCGTGTACCTCGCGGGCCAGATCGCCGAAGACGCGGATCAGGACATCACGGGTCAGACGCGCGAAGTGCTCGGCCACATCGACCGTCTGCTTGGCGAAGTGAACAGCGACAAGTCGCATTTGCTGTCGGTGCAGATCTACATCGCGGACATGGTGCATTTCGCCGGCATGAACGCCGTGTGGGACGAGTGGGTCGCGCAAGGCGCCACGCCGCCGCGCGCCACCGTCGAAGCCAAGCTCGCCAATCCGAAGTGCCTCGTCGAAATCTGCGTGGTCGCCGCGCAGCGCAGCTAAACCCGGCACGTGTTGTTGAAATTCCGTTGAATCGTCTGGCCCGGTGGGCCGTCGCACCATGAATACCGAAACCGTTACGAGCACGCCGAACCCCCTTCCGTCTTTCGATGAAGCGATGGCGTTCGTGCGCGAACATGCGGGCGAGGTGCGGCTGTCGTCGGGCGAAATGCTGGCGGATCACGCGGCGGGTACGGCGTCGATCATGCGCAAGCTGAACGTCGATCCGCCGGCCGTACTGGCGGCGGCGTTGTTTGCGTTGACGCCGCACCTGCAAGACCCGGAGCGCGTGATCGCCGACAATTTCGGCGAGGAAGTCGCGCAACTGGTCGGCGATGTGCGCAAGCTGCTGCGCCTTGGCACGGTGAGCCTGCGAGCCGCGCAGAATGCCATGCCCGAAGCCGGGCGCGATGCCCAGGCGGCGCGCCGCGCGCAGGTCGAGGCGCTGCGCAAGATGCTGCTCGCCTTCGCGCAGGATATTCGGGTGGTGCTGATCCGGCTTGCGTCACGCCTGCAATCGCTGCGTTACTACGCGGCGGCGAAAATCACGCCTTCACCGGACGTGGCGCGCGAGACGCTTGATATCTATGCGCCGCTCGCCAATCGTCTGGGCATCTGGCAATTGAAGTGGGAACTCGAGGATCTCGCGTTGCGCTTCGAAGAGCCGGTGACTTACAAGCGCATTGCCAAGCTGCTCGACGAGAAGCGCGTCGAGCGCGAGAGCTATGTCGCGCAGGCTATCGAACGGCTGCAAAAGGAATTGGCCGCGGCGCATATTCGCGCGGAGGTGAGCGGCCGGCCAAAACACATCTACAGCATCTGGCGCAAGATGCGCGGCAAGGAACTCGATTTCGCCGAACTCTACGACGTGCGCGCATTTCGCGTGATCGTGCCGGACATCAAGGATTGCTACACGGTCCTCGGCATCGTGCATAACCTGTGGCAGCCGGTGCCCAAAGAGTTCGACGACTACATCTCGCGGCCGAAGCCGAACGGTTATAAGTCGCTGCACACGGTGGTGATCGGCGACGACGGCCGCGCGTTCGAAGTGCAGATCCGCACGCAGGAGATGCATCAGTTCGCCGAATACGGCGTGGCGGCGCATTGGCGCTACAAGGAAGCCGGCACGCGTGGTTATGGCGGCCAGTTCGCCGCCAACGAGAAGTACGACGAGAAGATCGCGTGGCTGCGTCAATTGCTCGCGTGGAAAGACGAAGTCTCCGAGGGCGAGCACGGCGAGAAGCGCGCAGCGCAGCCGTGGGAACAACTGCGCCAGGCCACGCTCGACGACGACCATATCTATGTGCTGACGCCGCAGGCGCGGGTGATTCCGTTGCCGCACGGCGCCACGCCTGTCGACTTCGCGTATCACCTGCATAGCGAACTGGGGCACCGGTGCCGTGGCGCGCGCGTCGACGGCGCGATGGTGCCGTTGAACACGCCGTTGCAAAACGGTCAGACGGTCGAGATCGTTGCGGTGAAGGAGGGCGGTCCGTCGCGCGACTGGCTCAACCCGCAACTTGGCTATCTGCAAAGTCCGCGCGCACGGCAGAAGGTGCGCGCGTGGTTCAACGCGGTCGAAGTGCAGGAACATATCGCGAGCGGCCGCGCGATGGTCGAAAAAACCTTGCAGCGTGAAGGCAAGACCTCGGTCAATCTCGATCAGCTCGCGGCCAAGCTCGGCTTCAAAACCACCGACGATCTCTTCTCGGTGGTGGGCAAGGAAGAATTCAGTTTGCGGCTCGTCGAGCAGGCGCTGCACGATGCGCCGCCGCCGGAGCCGGTGGTCGAAGCGCCGGAGCAATTCGAAAAGCGCAGCAGCGGCGCGAGCGTGGCGCGCGGCGCGTCCACGGGTGTTCTGGTGGTCGGCGTCGATGCATTGCTCACGCAACTCGCGCGCTGCTGCCGGCCTGCGCCGCCCGACGATATCTGCGGCTTCGTTACGCGCGGCAAAGGCATGTCGATTCATCGCAGCGATTGCCCGACGTTCGTCCGCATGGCCGAAAGAGCGCCCGAGCGCGTGTTGCAAACGGCGTGGTCGGCTGAGGTGATGAGCGGCCGTGGCCAGTCGGTCTATCCCGTCGATCTCTCGATCGACGCAACGGATCGGCAGGGCCTGCTGCGCGACATTTCCGAAGTGTTCGCGCGCGAAAAAATGAACGTGATCGGCGTGAAGACGCAGACACGCCGTAACGCTGCGTTCATGCAATTTACCGTCGAGGTGTCGAGTGCGGCGCAGATTCAGCGCGCGTGTACGCTGCTCGGCGAAGTCACGGGCGTGGTGCGCGCTTCACGTAAAAGTTGATACGCGAGTCCAGTGGACGCATCCGCTGGACGCGCCCAGGCGCGTGAGTAGAAATTTAAAGTCGGTGCATAAAAGTACTTGCCAAGCGGTGTGGGGCTCCATATAATCTCGTTTCTTCAGGCTCGTAGCTCAGCTGGTTAGAGCACCACCTTGACATGGTGGGGGTCGTTGGTTCGAGTCCAATCGAGCCTACCAACGAAAGAGAAATTCCGGTTTTGCCGGGGTTTCGCAAACTGCAGTAAGCGCCTTCGGCGCAAAAGGCGAATACGGTTATGACACCGCGAACGTTGACCGAAACCACTTCGGAGCGACGCTAGTCGAGGACCACTTTCGCCAATGTAGTTTGCAGAAAATGTGAATGCGGCCCCTCGAAAGCGGGGCCGCATTTTTTTTGGCTTTTTTGACCTGGTTGTATGTGCCGCCGCCGGTCGGCACCACGGAGAACGCAATGGTTTCGATACGTCTGCCTGACGGTTCTGTTCGACAGTACGAGCATCCGGTGACCGTCGCCGAAGTGGCCGCGTCGATCGGCCCCGGCCTCGCGAAAGCCGCGCTCGGCGGCAAGATCGACGGTGAGCTGGTCGATACGTCCGCACTGATCGATCACGACGTGGCACTCGCCATCGTCACCGAGAAAGATGCAGACGGTCTCGATATCATCCGTCACTCCGCGGCGCACTTGCTCGCGTACGCGGTGAAGGATCTGTATCCGGAAGCGCAGGTCACGATCGGCCCGGTGATCAACAACGGCTTCTACTACGACTTCGCGTACAACCGTCCCTTCACGCCGGAAGATCTCGAGAAGATCGAAAAGCGCATGCAGGAACTCGCGAAGAAAGACGAGCCGGTTTCGCGTCGCGTGGTGTCGCGCGACGAAGCGGTGGACTACTTCAAGAGCATCGGCGAAAAGTACAAGGCCGAGATCATCGAATCGATTCCCGCCAGCGACGAAATCAAGCTGTACTCGCACGGCGGTTTCACCGATCTGTGCCGCGGTCCGCACGTGCCGTCCACTGGCAAGCTGAAGGTCTTCAAGCTGATGAAGGTCGCGGGCGCCTACTGGCGCGGCGATTCGAAGAACGAACAATTGCAGCGCATCTACGGTACGGCCTGGACGAAGAAGGAGGACCAGGAAGCGTATCTGCACATGCTCGAAGAGGCGGAGAAGCGCGACCACCGCAAGCTCGGCAAGCAGCTCGATCTGTTTCACATGCAAGACGAGTCGCCGGGCATGGTGTTCTGGCATCCGCGCGGCTGGACGCTGTGGCAGCAGGTCGAGCAGTACATGCGCCGTCGCGTGAACGATGCGGGCTACCTTGAAATCAAGACGCCGATGATCATGGACCGCTCGCTCTGGGAAGCGTCGGGCCACTGGCAAAACTATCGTGAAAACATGTTCACGACGGAATCGGAAAAGCGCGACTACGCGATCAAGCCGATGAACTGCCCGGGTCACGTGCAGGTGTTTAACCACGGGCTGCGCTCGTACCGCGATCTGCCGCTGCGTTACGCGGAATTCGGCTCGTGCCACCGTAATGAATCGTCGGGCGCGCTGCATGGGCTGATGCGCGTGCGCGGCTTCGTGCAGGACGACGCGCACATTTTCTGTACCGAAGACCAGTTCATCAGCGAATCGATCGCGTTCAATACGCTGGCGATGAGCGTCTACAAGGATTTCGGCTTCGACAATGTCGAGATCAAGCTGTCGCTGCGCCCGGATGCGCGCGCCGGTACGGACGAGACGTGGGATCGCGCGGAACAGGGTCTGCGCGAGGCGCTGACGGCCTGCGGCGTGACGTGGGAAGAATTGGCGGGCGAGGGTGCGTTCTACGGCCCGAAGGTCGAGTATCACATCAAGGACGCGCTTGGTCGCTCGTGGCAATGCGGCACGTTGCAGCTCGATATGGTGCTGCCGGAGCGGCTGGGCGCTGAATATGTCGCTGAAGATAACAGCCGTCGACGTCCGATCATGCTGCACCGTGCAATCGTCGGATCAATGGAGCGGTTCCTCGGCATTCTGATCGAGCACCATGCTGGCGCAATGCCCGCATGGCTTGCTCCGATGCAGGTCGTCGTGATGAATATCGCGGAAAGTCAGACCGAATATGCGCAATCTCTAGCCCAATCGTTGCAAAAACAAGGGGTTAGAGTAGAGGCCGATTTGCGCAACGAGAAGATTAGCTATAAAATACGCGAGCACACGCTGGAAAAGGTGCCGTACCTGCTTGTGGTCGGCGACAAAGAGCGTGAAGCCCAAACAGTAGCCGTGCGTGCCCGTGGTGGTGTCGATCTGGGCGTGATGCCTCCCGACACTTTCATTGAGCGTCTGCGCCAGGACGTGCAGTCGTTCAATTGAGCCACTTGGCAGCCCGGCTCGTTTTTTAATTTTTAGAGGAAACGTAACATCGCTACTGATAAGTCTGCGCACCGCATCAACGGTGAAATTACGGCACCCGAGGTGCGTCTGGTCGGCGTCGAGAACGAACCACTCGGCATCGTGAAACTCGCTGATGCGTTCCGCATGTCGGAACAGCAGGACGTGGATTTGGTCGAAATCGCTCCGCAAGCGGTTCCGCCAGTTTGCCGCTTGATGGACTACGGCAAGTTCAAGTACTCGGAAGCGAAGAAGCAACACGAGGCCAAGCTGAAGCAGAAGATCGTCCAGGTCAAGGAAGTCAAATTCCGTCCGGGCACGGATGACGGCGACTACAACGTCAAGCTGCGCAACCTCATCCGCTTCCTCGACGACGGCGACAAGACGAAAATCACGTTGCGTTTCCGTGGCCGCGAAATGGCTCACCAGGAAATCGGTATGCGCATGCTCGAGCGCCTGCGCACGGACCTCGACGAAGTCGGTCAGGTCGAGCAGATGCCGAAAATGGAAGGGCGCCAGATGATCATGGTGCTCGCTCCGAAGAAAAAGAAGTAACCCGCTGGAGTGGCGGCGCATCACGTGGTGCGTGCTCCGGTTGTGAAAGACGGGTTGTGAAAGACGAAGACGATGCGGCGCCGGGTGTCCGGTGCGGTTGTCAGCAGGTTTCGGAGCGACGTGTGTACAATGCGCGTCGCTTCCCGAAAAGCGGCTGCCGGCGGTTCAGGCGGTCTGCATACCAAGTGGAGTGGGTTTCGAAGGGCGGGTAATGGCCAATGGCCGACCGCACACCCATATCCATCAAATAATGGAGTTGTCATGCCGAAGATGAAGACCAAGAAGAGTGCTGCAAAGCGCTTCGTGGTGCGTCCGGGCGGTACCGTCAAGCGCGGTCAAGCCTTCAAGCGCCACATTCTTACCAAGAAGACCACCAAGAACAAACGCCATTTGCGCGGTTCGACGGCAGTTCATGATGCAGATATGAACTCCGTGCGCGCAATGCTGCCGTTCGCTTAACCCTTAACCGAAACTCATAGGAGCAAGACATGCCTCGAGTAAAACGTGGGGTTACCGCACGGGCCCGTCACAAGAAGATCATCAAGCTGGCCAAGGGTTACCGCGGCCGTCGCAATAACGTCTATCGCATCGCCAAGCAGGCGGTCATGCGCGCAGGCCAATACGCCTACCGCGATCGCCGCAACAAGAAGCGTGTGTTCCGTGCATTGTGGATCACGCGTATCAACGCGGCGGTGCGTCAGCACGACATGACGTACAGCGTGTTCATCAACGGCCTGAAGAAGGCTTCGATCGAACTCGACCGCAAGGTGCTGGCCGACATGGCTGTGTTCGACAAGGCTGCTTTTGCTGCGATCGTTCAGCAGGTGAAAGCCGCCGTTGCAGCCTGATTGCGCTTTTGGCAATTAACACTGCGTGGTTCGTTGCAGCGAACATCCGGTAGTCTCGGTGACGCTGCAGCAAAAACGGGGCTCCTTACCGAGCCCCGTTTTTGTTGGTAGAACCAGTTTGCTTCGATTGAAAACTGACGTTGAAATGATGGGATCAATGGATCTGGACCAGATTGTCGCCGACGCGCAAAAAGCCTTCGCAGAAGCCTCCGACGTCACCACCCTCGAGAACGAGAAAGCGCGCTTTCTCGGCAAATCGGGTGCGCTGACCGAGCTATTGAAGGGCCTCGGCAAACTCGACCCCGAAACGCGCAAGACCGAAGGCGCACGGATCAACCTCGTCAAGCAACAAGTGGAAGCCGCGTTGACGGCCCGCCGTCAGGCGCTCGCCGACGTGCTGCTGAATCAGCGCCTCGCCGCTGAAGCCATCGACGTCACGCTGCCGGGCCGCGGCACCGGCGCAGGTAGCCTGCACCCGGTGATGCGCACGTGGGAGCGCGTCGAACAGATTTTCCGCACGATCGGATTCGACGTGGCCGACGGCCCCGAAATCGAAACCGACTGGTATAACTTCACCTCGCTGAACAGCCCGGAAAATCACCCGGCGCGTTCCATGCAGGACACCTTCTACGTCGACGGCAAAGATGCCGACGGCCGCCAGTTGCTGTTACGCACACACACCAGCCCGATGCAGGTCCGCTACGCGCGCACCAACACGCCGCCTATCAAGGTGATCGTGCCGGGCCGCACGTACCGTGTGGACAGCGACGCGACGCATTCACCGATGTTCAACCAGGTCGAAGGCCTGTGGATCGATGAGAACATCAGCTTCGCGGATCTGAAGGGCGTCTACACCGACTTCCTCAAGAAATTCTTCGAGCGCGACGACATTCTCGTGCGCTTCCGTCCGTCGTACTTTCCGTTCACCGAACCGTCGGCCGAGATCGACATGCTGTTCGAAACGGGCAAGAACGCCGGCAAGTGGCTCGAAATTTCGGGCTCGGGCCAGGTTCACCCCACGGTGATCCGCAACATGGGCCTCGACCCGGAACGTTACATCGGCTTTGCTTTCGGCAGCGGCCTCGAGCGGCTCACCATGTTGCGTTACGGCGTGCAAGACCTGCGTCTGTTCTTCGAAAACGATCTGCGTTTCCTGCGTCAATTCGCCTGAACCGACGCGGTCGAACGCGACAAGCATAGAGCGCGGCAAGGCACGCAGTGCATGCCGCCACAGCGTCCCCGGCAGTGACTGGCGATTCTCCTGAACACCGAGTCACGCAATGCACTGCCGGACGTGGACCTAACCTGATCAGAACGTACACAGAACCATGCAATTCCCGGAATCCTGGCTGAGAACCTTTGTCGATCCGCAACTGACGACCGATGAACTGTCGCACGCGTTGACGATGGCGGGTCTCGAAGTCGAAGACCTGCGGCCGGCCGCGCCGCCGACTTCGAAGATCGTCGTCGGCCAGGTGCTGGAAGTCGTCAAGCACCCGGACGCGGACAAGCTCAACGTGTGTCAGGTCGATGCCGGTACGGGCGCGACGCTGAA
The nucleotide sequence above comes from Paraburkholderia sp. FT54. Encoded proteins:
- the infC gene encoding translation initiation factor IF-3 codes for the protein MATDKSAHRINGEITAPEVRLVGVENEPLGIVKLADAFRMSEQQDVDLVEIAPQAVPPVCRLMDYGKFKYSEAKKQHEAKLKQKIVQVKEVKFRPGTDDGDYNVKLRNLIRFLDDGDKTKITLRFRGREMAHQEIGMRMLERLRTDLDEVGQVEQMPKMEGRQMIMVLAPKKKK
- the thrS gene encoding threonine--tRNA ligase, which encodes MVSIRLPDGSVRQYEHPVTVAEVAASIGPGLAKAALGGKIDGELVDTSALIDHDVALAIVTEKDADGLDIIRHSAAHLLAYAVKDLYPEAQVTIGPVINNGFYYDFAYNRPFTPEDLEKIEKRMQELAKKDEPVSRRVVSRDEAVDYFKSIGEKYKAEIIESIPASDEIKLYSHGGFTDLCRGPHVPSTGKLKVFKLMKVAGAYWRGDSKNEQLQRIYGTAWTKKEDQEAYLHMLEEAEKRDHRKLGKQLDLFHMQDESPGMVFWHPRGWTLWQQVEQYMRRRVNDAGYLEIKTPMIMDRSLWEASGHWQNYRENMFTTESEKRDYAIKPMNCPGHVQVFNHGLRSYRDLPLRYAEFGSCHRNESSGALHGLMRVRGFVQDDAHIFCTEDQFISESIAFNTLAMSVYKDFGFDNVEIKLSLRPDARAGTDETWDRAEQGLREALTACGVTWEELAGEGAFYGPKVEYHIKDALGRSWQCGTLQLDMVLPERLGAEYVAEDNSRRRPIMLHRAIVGSMERFLGILIEHHAGAMPAWLAPMQVVVMNIAESQTEYAQSLAQSLQKQGVRVEADLRNEKISYKIREHTLEKVPYLLVVGDKEREAQTVAVRARGGVDLGVMPPDTFIERLRQDVQSFN
- the rpmI gene encoding 50S ribosomal protein L35; the encoded protein is MPKMKTKKSAAKRFVVRPGGTVKRGQAFKRHILTKKTTKNKRHLRGSTAVHDADMNSVRAMLPFA
- the rplT gene encoding 50S ribosomal protein L20; protein product: MPRVKRGVTARARHKKIIKLAKGYRGRRNNVYRIAKQAVMRAGQYAYRDRRNKKRVFRALWITRINAAVRQHDMTYSVFINGLKKASIELDRKVLADMAVFDKAAFAAIVQQVKAAVAA
- a CDS encoding bifunctional (p)ppGpp synthetase/guanosine-3',5'-bis(diphosphate) 3'-pyrophosphohydrolase translates to MNTETVTSTPNPLPSFDEAMAFVREHAGEVRLSSGEMLADHAAGTASIMRKLNVDPPAVLAAALFALTPHLQDPERVIADNFGEEVAQLVGDVRKLLRLGTVSLRAAQNAMPEAGRDAQAARRAQVEALRKMLLAFAQDIRVVLIRLASRLQSLRYYAAAKITPSPDVARETLDIYAPLANRLGIWQLKWELEDLALRFEEPVTYKRIAKLLDEKRVERESYVAQAIERLQKELAAAHIRAEVSGRPKHIYSIWRKMRGKELDFAELYDVRAFRVIVPDIKDCYTVLGIVHNLWQPVPKEFDDYISRPKPNGYKSLHTVVIGDDGRAFEVQIRTQEMHQFAEYGVAAHWRYKEAGTRGYGGQFAANEKYDEKIAWLRQLLAWKDEVSEGEHGEKRAAQPWEQLRQATLDDDHIYVLTPQARVIPLPHGATPVDFAYHLHSELGHRCRGARVDGAMVPLNTPLQNGQTVEIVAVKEGGPSRDWLNPQLGYLQSPRARQKVRAWFNAVEVQEHIASGRAMVEKTLQREGKTSVNLDQLAAKLGFKTTDDLFSVVGKEEFSLRLVEQALHDAPPPEPVVEAPEQFEKRSSGASVARGASTGVLVVGVDALLTQLARCCRPAPPDDICGFVTRGKGMSIHRSDCPTFVRMAERAPERVLQTAWSAEVMSGRGQSVYPVDLSIDATDRQGLLRDISEVFAREKMNVIGVKTQTRRNAAFMQFTVEVSSAAQIQRACTLLGEVTGVVRASRKS